In Mycoplasma sp. OR1901, the genomic window TGTTAATTTTTTCAATATATTCTTCTTTAGTTTCTTCACTGTATTTTAAGTCTCCCATTTTATGTTTTAAACTTCTAGATTCTCTTAATAATGCTTTAAAATCATCTGATACAGTTTGTTTTGGGTCGAAATATAAGTATTTTCTAATTCTTTTAGGAAGTCTTTGTGGTATTGATTCTAACTCTTTTTCTGTGTGAAGTTTTAATGAGTACTCTGGGTTAGGTAGCATCACTAAAGTTTCTTCAGCTTCAAAATCAAAATCAGGTGAATAAGGTATAGCACTTAAAATTGTTTTATTATCATAATTTCAGTACATTCTACCTGAATATAATCCTAATGCTAATGCGTTATTTTTAATTTTTAACACATCTTCTTCATCACCTATATTTTGTGACCCTCAAGGTTGATATTCAGGATTGAATACATCATATTCTCATTTACCATTTACATTTACCACTGGTGGGTAGGCAAATGGGTTTTTAAATGCAACATTATGTTTTTGAATGTATTCTTGTTGAGCTTGCATTAGCTCATTTGCATTTTTAAATTTACGTTGTAATGTTGAAGTAATTCTTTGTGAACCGGTTTCTAAATCTAAAATGTAGTGAATTCCGTCAATGTAATCATCAGCCGTTACCGAATCACCATTACTTCATTTACTTTGACCATCATTTAAAAATATGTTTGATGTTAAAAATTTATTATTTGTAGTAATAATTGAATTTACTGCATAATATTCAGTTTGGTCAGTATTTAATGTTCCTGGTGCAGATCCAAAATTATCTAAAGAATAAAACATTCCTGAATTTTCCGGATTTGGATTTTCTTTTAAAAACGAATCTACTGTACCGTCTTCAGATTGATGTAAACCTCAATTCATTCTTGGTATATTAGCAATTCTTTTAATCGCTTCGTTAGGTCCTGATTTAATTGGTGACTCTACCAATGAAGGTAATATTTTATTTACAGAAGGATACTTAATGTAATTCAAAGAGTTAATTGGATTTGATGCAAGACCTAAATCATAATCTTTAACTGAATTTAAAGTTTTTGCATTAAGTATATTTTTGTTTTTAGCATCTGTTTCATTATTGGTCGCCTCTTTAGATGTAGCTTGTGAACAAGCAACACCTACTAAAGGAAGCGAAAATGAAGCTATTGCAAATAAAAATGTTTTTATTTTATTTCTTGATTTCATCTTTCTCCTTTTATTTAGTTCCGTTAAATTGAACACCAACTTTGAATACAGGCACTTGTTTCCCATCAATTTCTTTTATATAAATTGATGTAGGTGCTTGTGAGAATGTTTTACCATTTTCTGAAATACTTTGTGCAGTACCTAAATCTATTTCTAATGTTTTCACACCAGAAGCGTCTTTTGCAAAGTAAATTTTGTATTCATGGTTTGGTGTTAATAATTTATTTGAGTAATTAGACATAATTGCATAATCACTTACTCACGCTGTAAATCCTGTACCTTCATGATGACCGTTTGAATCAGTGTAATTATATTTTTCATCTTTCAATCAGTGACGTGCGTTAGGATCTTTTTCATTATTAACATTTTGTGTTTTGTAGTAGAACATATTACTACTATTCTTTTTATTAAGTTTTACTGTTTTAATTTCTTTAGTTTCTAAATCTTCAAACACTAAGTAGTTTGCTTTTTCAACATCTTCGTTATTTAAGTAACCAAACATTGCAATAGCATCTTTATCTGTGTTTCTTCAAATGTTAGAAACGTTACGTTTTCCAACACCTTGAGATTGAATGTAATATTCTCAGTAAGCTTTAGCTCTATCTGTAACTGTATTACCTTCTAAATCTGTTATACGGATTGTATCATCTTGAATTGAGATACCTTGATCATCGTAAAGTCTAAAATCAAGTAAATCTCTATATCAACGGTCTTTGAATCAACCGTTGTTAATTGATTGGAAACGACCTAAGTATAATGGTGATTTATTTTGATCATCTGAGAAGTTATCATTTGAAGCTAGATCACTTGGAACATATGAAGTACCAATTTTTTCTGATCTATATTTATCTTCATCATCATTTCTTAACTCAAATTCAACAATTGTATTTTGTACTGTGTCTTTTTCTTCACCTTTGAATTTAAACATTAAGTCTCTTCATTTAGCTGTATATGAACCATCTAAAACGTATTCTAAACCAGTATTTGCTTCATTTAATCCTGATAAAAAGCTTGGTAAGTTTCTATATTCATCTTGTGAAGGTGAATATGTAACTTGTAAATTATCACGGTTAATTACTTCAGCAAATGAATATGTATAATCTGAGAATAACTCGTTAAATTTACGTTCTGTTTTAGTTTTGAAGTATGCTTCAACATCACTTGTAGGTTTAATTTTCTTAGTTTTTCCTCTTGCGAATGATAGTAATATATCTTTGAATTGGAATTTTGAAAGTCTTAAATTATATAAAAGTTGTGTTGTATAAACTTGAATTTTATCATCTAAAACTAGATCATCAAATAATGAGAATTGATCTAAATCAACTTGATTATCGTCTGCAAATTTTTGATATGTATCAAAGAATTTTTTAACTGATATTGTTCATTGGTCATTTTCTCTAGCTTTATCACTAACAAGAACACCGTCTGATTTGAATTTTCCATAACCTAAGTTTTTATCAAAAATTCAACCATATCTTAATTCGTTTTCTTTACTTTCGTTGATTTTATCTTTAATTTGTTTAAATGTGTAGTCTTTTGTAAATAAGTTTAATGATGAACTTGTAAATCTTTTCATTATTTCATTTGCATATTCTTGTTCACTATTATGTTGTACTAAATTATTGTAGTAAGTTTTTTCTTCAGAAGTTAAATTTTCTTCTTTTGATAAAGCAAGTTTAAATTCTCTAGCAAATTTATCAATATCGAATCTAGCTTTAACATAATCTAAATCTCAATTCACAACATTATTTTCAACATCTAAAATAGCTCTTGTTGTATCAACGCTTGAAAATGCAAGGAAGCTATCAAAGTCTTTAAATTCAATGTCAAAACCGTAATTTTTAACACCATTTTTACCAATTACATAGTAACTATTAAATAAGTTGTTTTCTATATCTTTTGCTGTTATACCTTGGTTAATTTTTAGTGTACGGAATTCCGCGAAGTTAGGCAATGTATCATTTATAGTGTTTTTAGAAACTACATCACCACTTGCATTAATCATTAAGTAACTATTATTAGCAACATCACGACCGATAAATTTAGCAACAAAAGGACTCATTCAATCCATAAATTGTTTTTGTTCTAATTGTTTTAATATATCAGCACTTAATTGTCCATCTAAGAAACCAGTTGTAAATATTTTATCTAATTTTACGTTTGGTAAATATTGTTCATTTTCATTTAATCATAGAACGTGTTTTCCACCCGCAGAAAGTGTTTCGTATGTTCCACCTGTTCCTAAATATAATTCAAGAATTACATCAACAAGTTTTGACTCGTCTTTTGATTTTTCTGAATATGGATTTAAGTAAAATTCTTCTTGTAATACAGCTTGGCTATTTCTAATTATGTTATTTTTACTAATGTTTTGTAATCTATCATAAAGTACTTCACCATCTTCGCCGTAGTATTTAGCAATAAAGTATAATGGATTAACTGAACCATCACTACGTTTTCTTGATTTAACATTATCTAAGTATGGTAGTAAAAGTGTTTTATTGTAATCAGGACCTAATTCAGTAAATAAAGTTCCTAAAAGAGGGAATTCAACACTTGTTTTTGGCTCTAATGAAGTGTTAGAAGTACTTGAATCTCAACCGTTAATTGAGTAATTATCAACAACAAGTGATTTTATTGTTTCTTCGGCATCTTTAATTTGTTTATTTATGTATTGTAAAGTTACATTAACGTTGGTATTTGTACCAACTTTACCCATTTGGTAGAATGGGTTATTTTCTTCAACTGTGAAGTCAATACCTAAAGGTACTTTAATGATTGGTGTTTGGTCTTTGTTGAAAACTAAGACTTTATCAATTTTAATGAATTCACCTTTTTCATTTCTTTCACCTTCTACAATTTTAGGTAATATTTCACCATTATATTCGTAGAATTCAATTAAATTACCCATTCCATCTTTAGCTTTACCTTGAAGCATATCTAATGATGCTTTTTTGAATTTTCAAACACCATCAGCATCTTGTACCATGTATTTTACAGGGTGTTCTGCGTCTGAATTTTTAGATGGGTTAAGTGTACCTGAGTTTTGATCTAATGTATTCATTAATCATAAGTCAGAAATATTTAATCATTTTTTATCTTCTTCAGAAGTTAAACCATTTTGTTCTCTACGTGATTCGGCAGCTTTTAAAAGACCTTCATATGTTTGTAAGAAACGACGGCTATCGTTTAAAAGAGCATCTTTTAAGTTTTCTTTACCAACTTTATTTCCTCAAACATTTTCAGGTTTTTCAACTGTACTATTATCGTTAATAATTTGGTTATTTTCTTTTTTAGGTAAATTGAATAATAAATATTCTCCATCATTATCTTCAGAAACGATATTTGGTTGGTTTAAAAGTGGTGATGAATTTAAACTTAAGTGAGTTCTTGCTTTTAAATATAAGTCAATAACATCTCTTTTGTAGTAGTTTTGAATATTAGGTGTTGAACCAGGAGTAAGAGCTGAACCAAAGATTGGTTTGTTACCTTTATCTCCTAAATCTTGTGATGAATTAAGTGTCATGTGGTGACCGTATTCATGGGCTGCAACGAATTTTAAGAAGTCAGTTGCTAAACCTTTGTAGTTTTTATTGTTCATTGCTATCAATGATCAAATACCTACACGTGAATCAGGGTTTAGACCAAAGTATTTACCATTTTCTAAAACGTATTCAAATTCACCTTTATCATTTAATTTTCTAACTAAGTGTTCACCTTCTAATGCTTCTGTTGCTCATGGAACTTTTTTAACTAATGAACTAGCAAAGCCGTCGTATGATTCAACATAAACACTATATGTAGAAACGTTTTTAATACCGTTAGGTGTTGAAATATTTTTGCTTCCTTCTTCTTTTATAGCAAATGGTTGAACTACAGATTTGTATTCAATAAGATTGAATAAATCTTTCACTTGATCTAATGTATCGCCATTTGTTTTTTCATCAAGATTTGCATCTATATTTAATTTAACATATTTGGTATTTAAATAACTTTGGAAATCACTTAATTCACGACCTGTATATTCTCTTAATGTTAAGTATAGTTTTGTACCATTTTTCTCTACTTTGTTTAGTTTAACATTATAAATATTATTATTTGTAAACTCAACTAAATCAGTATCATCTCCGATTAGTCCAGCTTTTGTTAATTTTTGAATTAATTCAATTTTTGATTTAGCAACGTATAAAGGATTTTCGTTTGAAATTGTTATACCTTCTGAATCATTCATTGATTTAAATCAAACTTTAGTTGCTGTATCTCTTTGAGCAATATTTTTTGCATTACGGAATGTATTATCCATTATTGAGTTATATTTAGATTTAACTTCGTTAAATGAATTGAAATATAATTTTAATTCATTTGCATAATTAGAACTCTTACGTGTAAACGCTTCAGCAGAATCATATGTTTTATCTCTAAGTTTTGTATACTCAGTTACACCCATGTTGAATCTATCGATTTGAGTTTTAAATTGTTCTCATGCAGCAGGGTTCTCTTCTTCGAAATCATATTCTCATTCCCCGCCTTCTTCAAAATCTTCGTTATCTCAGGCTTGTTTTAAAGTATCATAAGCATTGCTTGCAATTTTACCAAAAGAATCTTCTTCACCCATTTCTGTTTTTTTAGATAATTCAGTGTAATATTGAACATAAACTTCGTATTTAAGTTTATCAGCTTTTAATGATTCAATTTTTTTAGTATTATCACCTTCATCGCTAGAACTTAAATCATTAATATCATTTTCTAAACCTTCGATTGTATCATTGTATTCTTCAATTAGTTTAGTGTATGATTCGTTTAAATTGAATCTATATTCGATAATCGGTTTAAAAATTGCTGCAATTCATTTAATACGTTGTTCGTTTGTATCACTTTCACCTGCAAATCCATAACTCATAAATACTGGATTTGTAATAATTGAAAAGTATCTTTTGATTAAATCGTCAAAATTGTTTAAATTAAATTCTTGTTCTAATCTTCTTAGATAATTTAATGAATCTTTAAAGTCATTTAATATTGTTTGAACATTTTTACTTGCGTTATTCAGCTGAATATTAAATGAATCGATCTCATCGATACTTTCTTTAATTAGATCTTCCATATATTGGTTAGTTGATAAATCTAATAAATCTGCATCAGAAATTTTATTGATTATAGCATTAAGTGAATCTTTAAATTTTTCGGCACTTAACTTATTGAATGAATTAAATTCTGAATCTAAACTTGTTGTAATTGAAATTACTTCTGTATAAATACGTACAAATTCTTGTAGTTTTTGCGCAACTTTAGTTTTGAAAAATACCAATTTATCTTGTATTTCTTTTCTTAATGCATCTGAATTATCTAAAATAGACATAAAATCATTTGTATATTCAGAAAGATCATCATTTTCAAGAAGTGCTTTTTTGATTTCGTTATAAAATACTTTTTGACCATTTTCTTCTGCTTCTGCCACTGTTTTTAGTGTCATAACAGCTACATAATTACGTATATTTTGTTTATATTCTTTAGAAAGTTCATCAAGTTGTTCTTGTGTTGAATTATATTGTTCCATTAAATCTGAAAAATTAGATTGATTTAAAGAATCGGTAATATTTTTAGATTTTGCAACTAATTCTTCATCGTATAAAAATCCGTCTTTAATAGCATTAAGTTCACTTGTTTTCACATTTATTGCATCAATAGCTTCTTGTTGGAATGCTTTTACTTTTTCTTCTGTATCATAACCATCAGATATTGAGCTAATATTTGGAGCATAAATGTAAAAATCACTTTTTTCAGAGTGGCTCGCTGCTTCTTTTTCAATTTTTGATCTTAAGAAACCATCAATATTGTAGTATTCTCTTCAATTAATTTGGGTTTCATCAGTTAATTTATTAAGTTCGTCAACTGCAATTAATTGTGTAGGCACATAACCTAAGTCAATTGAGTATAAAACATAACGATCTGATTCAGGTTTTAATTCAGCGAAAATATTACCATTTAAAACCTCACTATATAAATTAAATAAAGGTCTATTTTGAACTAAAAATTCATGAATTGTTTTAACATAATCAAATTTTTGTTGAATTGTTGAATTGCTAAAATCAATTTCTTGTTGTTCAACTTGGTCTAATTTGTTTAATAATTTCTTTAAATTAATTACAGTCTCAAATTTTTCGCTACCTATTCCAGCTTTAACTAATTTTTCATCTAATAATCTTTTTTGTCCAGATAAATTAACTTCTCTTTTTCTAGCAACTAAGTTAGAAATATTTTTATGAGCTTCTTTTAATTGTTCTTCTGTTGGAATTAATTTTGTATATTCATCAATTTTAGCTTGTGATCTATTAATTGCATCTTGATAATCAGAAATTTGTATATTTAAATCTTCAATTTCTTTTTCCAATTTAAATACTTTAAAGTGAAGTTCTTTTATTTCATCTTCATCATCTTGAGTTTTGATTTCTTCTTTAAATCCTGTAATTTCGTTGTTTTTTGATTCTATTTCAATATTTAATTCGTTAATTTTAGCTTGATTGGTTTCTTTGTTTTCTTGGTATGCAGCTAAAATGTCTTTAAATTCTTTTTTACTTTTTTGTACAATATCATTATTTTTAACAATTTCAGCATCAATTTCTTTTAATTGAACTTGTGAATTAATATATTCATCAATTTTGTCAAAAACAGTTTGATCTAAAGATTCATTTCTTAATATAAATTGTTCATATAAAGCTCTAATATCAGCTGATAAATTACCAAAATTAATACGGTTATGATCTAAACCTTGTTCAATACTTTCAACATTATCAGGTTTTTTATATACATCATCACCTTTTTCATCTAAATATTTATATTCAGCATCATTAATTGCGTTGAATAAGGCAATAGATTTACCATCATCAAAGAATATTCTTAAATATTTATCAGAGTAACCATGCTCAATTCCTTCGTTGTAAAAACTATATTTAATATCAATAATAGTTTTTTCTTCAAAAGTAAAATTGTCTAGATTTTCTAAAGTGTTAAATTTATCTAATTTTGAATACTGTTTAGCATATTCTTTAAATTTTGCTTTGGCTTCTTCAACATTTTTTGCATATACAACTGATATATAATCAGAAGGTAAGTTTATTCTAGTTTTCTCTATTTCACTAAATGAATTTTCTTTAATTGATTCAGGTAAAGCACCTGATACAACAAATACTTTTTTATTTTTTAAAGAACGAACATCACTAATTTTTCTAAATGAAAATCTTTTTAAAGTCTCTAATGAAGTATTTGAAAATGAATTATATTTAGAAACTGTTGATAAAAACTTTTGAACTTCTTCATAACTTCAAAGTTTTTTGTTAACTTTGTATAGTAATGAATCAGATGCATTACCAGCACCACTCAGTGTACTGTGTAATGGTATTGAACCAAAAAATGCATCAGGGTAGAATTTAATTTGTGTATATTCTTTATTTTCGTTTGAGTGAGCCCCTAAAGTAATGCTATTACCGTGTTGTTCAACCCCTTTAACGATTGAAAACTCTTTAAGAGTTATAATTTCTGGACCTCATGAAACATTATTCATAAATCATTGGGTAAAATTATAAAAATCTACAGCATTAACAGCTTCTAAATATTCATTGTAAAAATCAAAGTTACCGTATCTAATGTTTAAAAATGGTAGTGAATGATGTTCTTCGAAATAATCATTTAAGAATTTATCGTAGTCAACTCATTTTCCATTAACTAATACTTCACCGTTTTCACCTCTTAAAGGGTCGAACTCAGCAATTGATGAAGCTTTATCAGTAGTAACAAAAGATACTTTTGCTTTACTAATTTCAATAAATTCATTTCTTAATTCATTCTTTTCAACACCCTTTTCAGCTTGTTGATTAACTGAATTGTATTTAAGTAACGAAATAGTTGTTGCGGTTGCAGCGAAAATAAGTGCACTTGAAATCACGTATTTAGGTCAAACCGAAGCTCTTCAATTAAACTTTTTTCTTTTTTTGTTTGATTTCATATTTCCTTTCGTAAATATTATTTAATATATTTTTCATGTATTTCTGTTAGAACATCACTAACAGCAACTGTGTTTGCATAATAGCTTAATAAATCACTTAATAAGAAGTTTTGTTCAGGATCATCTTCTATATGTACTAATAAATCAGAACCGAATCTAATGAATGAATTAGATAAGAAAACATTCATTTCAGTTAATGTATTTAAAAATGTGTTGTAAACTTTTCTCTTTTCTATTAAGTTATTTTTTAACTCTTCTGAATTGTTTTCATTGTTAAATAAGAATTCATATAAAGTTTTTGCATATTCTGTTTCTAATTCTTTAAATTTATCGAATATTAATTTTGGTGTTACTTCAACTGTTCCATCGAAAAATTCATTAGTAACAGTTGGTGTTGTTTCACTTTCTGAATTTTCTTCTGTTGAATTTTGTTCTTTTATTTCAACATCAAAACTCTCTAATGTACCATCTACATTCATTATAGAACTATAATTTTGTTTACCAGAAACTTTTTTAAGTTCACTACTTAAGAAGTTAGCCATATCACGATCATGATATGTATCTGTACCTTGAGGATCTACGTGTAATTGAATTTTGTCGTAC contains:
- a CDS encoding PDxFFG protein, which codes for MKSNKKRKKFNWRASVWPKYVISSALIFAATATTISLLKYNSVNQQAEKGVEKNELRNEFIEISKAKVSFVTTDKASSIAEFDPLRGENGEVLVNGKWVDYDKFLNDYFEEHHSLPFLNIRYGNFDFYNEYLEAVNAVDFYNFTQWFMNNVSWGPEIITLKEFSIVKGVEQHGNSITLGAHSNENKEYTQIKFYPDAFFGSIPLHSTLSGAGNASDSLLYKVNKKLWSYEEVQKFLSTVSKYNSFSNTSLETLKRFSFRKISDVRSLKNKKVFVVSGALPESIKENSFSEIEKTRINLPSDYISVVYAKNVEEAKAKFKEYAKQYSKLDKFNTLENLDNFTFEEKTIIDIKYSFYNEGIEHGYSDKYLRIFFDDGKSIALFNAINDAEYKYLDEKGDDVYKKPDNVESIEQGLDHNRINFGNLSADIRALYEQFILRNESLDQTVFDKIDEYINSQVQLKEIDAEIVKNNDIVQKSKKEFKDILAAYQENKETNQAKINELNIEIESKNNEITGFKEEIKTQDDEDEIKELHFKVFKLEKEIEDLNIQISDYQDAINRSQAKIDEYTKLIPTEEQLKEAHKNISNLVARKREVNLSGQKRLLDEKLVKAGIGSEKFETVINLKKLLNKLDQVEQQEIDFSNSTIQQKFDYVKTIHEFLVQNRPLFNLYSEVLNGNIFAELKPESDRYVLYSIDLGYVPTQLIAVDELNKLTDETQINWREYYNIDGFLRSKIEKEAASHSEKSDFYIYAPNISSISDGYDTEEKVKAFQQEAIDAINVKTSELNAIKDGFLYDEELVAKSKNITDSLNQSNFSDLMEQYNSTQEQLDELSKEYKQNIRNYVAVMTLKTVAEAEENGQKVFYNEIKKALLENDDLSEYTNDFMSILDNSDALRKEIQDKLVFFKTKVAQKLQEFVRIYTEVISITTSLDSEFNSFNKLSAEKFKDSLNAIINKISDADLLDLSTNQYMEDLIKESIDEIDSFNIQLNNASKNVQTILNDFKDSLNYLRRLEQEFNLNNFDDLIKRYFSIITNPVFMSYGFAGESDTNEQRIKWIAAIFKPIIEYRFNLNESYTKLIEEYNDTIEGLENDINDLSSSDEGDNTKKIESLKADKLKYEVYVQYYTELSKKTEMGEEDSFGKIASNAYDTLKQAWDNEDFEEGGEWEYDFEEENPAAWEQFKTQIDRFNMGVTEYTKLRDKTYDSAEAFTRKSSNYANELKLYFNSFNEVKSKYNSIMDNTFRNAKNIAQRDTATKVWFKSMNDSEGITISNENPLYVAKSKIELIQKLTKAGLIGDDTDLVEFTNNNIYNVKLNKVEKNGTKLYLTLREYTGRELSDFQSYLNTKYVKLNIDANLDEKTNGDTLDQVKDLFNLIEYKSVVQPFAIKEEGSKNISTPNGIKNVSTYSVYVESYDGFASSLVKKVPWATEALEGEHLVRKLNDKGEFEYVLENGKYFGLNPDSRVGIWSLIAMNNKNYKGLATDFLKFVAAHEYGHHMTLNSSQDLGDKGNKPIFGSALTPGSTPNIQNYYKRDVIDLYLKARTHLSLNSSPLLNQPNIVSEDNDGEYLLFNLPKKENNQIINDNSTVEKPENVWGNKVGKENLKDALLNDSRRFLQTYEGLLKAAESRREQNGLTSEEDKKWLNISDLWLMNTLDQNSGTLNPSKNSDAEHPVKYMVQDADGVWKFKKASLDMLQGKAKDGMGNLIEFYEYNGEILPKIVEGERNEKGEFIKIDKVLVFNKDQTPIIKVPLGIDFTVEENNPFYQMGKVGTNTNVNVTLQYINKQIKDAEETIKSLVVDNYSINGWDSSTSNTSLEPKTSVEFPLLGTLFTELGPDYNKTLLLPYLDNVKSRKRSDGSVNPLYFIAKYYGEDGEVLYDRLQNISKNNIIRNSQAVLQEEFYLNPYSEKSKDESKLVDVILELYLGTGGTYETLSAGGKHVLWLNENEQYLPNVKLDKIFTTGFLDGQLSADILKQLEQKQFMDWMSPFVAKFIGRDVANNSYLMINASGDVVSKNTINDTLPNFAEFRTLKINQGITAKDIENNLFNSYYVIGKNGVKNYGFDIEFKDFDSFLAFSSVDTTRAILDVENNVVNWDLDYVKARFDIDKFAREFKLALSKEENLTSEEKTYYNNLVQHNSEQEYANEIMKRFTSSSLNLFTKDYTFKQIKDKINESKENELRYGWIFDKNLGYGKFKSDGVLVSDKARENDQWTISVKKFFDTYQKFADDNQVDLDQFSLFDDLVLDDKIQVYTTQLLYNLRLSKFQFKDILLSFARGKTKKIKPTSDVEAYFKTKTERKFNELFSDYTYSFAEVINRDNLQVTYSPSQDEYRNLPSFLSGLNEANTGLEYVLDGSYTAKWRDLMFKFKGEEKDTVQNTIVEFELRNDDEDKYRSEKIGTSYVPSDLASNDNFSDDQNKSPLYLGRFQSINNGWFKDRWYRDLLDFRLYDDQGISIQDDTIRITDLEGNTVTDRAKAYWEYYIQSQGVGKRNVSNIWRNTDKDAIAMFGYLNNEDVEKANYLVFEDLETKEIKTVKLNKKNSSNMFYYKTQNVNNEKDPNARHWLKDEKYNYTDSNGHHEGTGFTAWVSDYAIMSNYSNKLLTPNHEYKIYFAKDASGVKTLEIDLGTAQSISENGKTFSQAPTSIYIKEIDGKQVPVFKVGVQFNGTK